The Nicotiana tomentosiformis chromosome 2, ASM39032v3, whole genome shotgun sequence genome includes the window TATATTTGCCTTTATTATTGGTGGAGCTCCAGCATGGAATGTGTAAAGTCCAAATGTCTAaattttttgagaaaaaaaaaagttcaaaTTCTCAGAGCTCCATTAGGGTCAAGGGAAAAAATTGGGATTTTTTTCTACATCAGATTAATATTAGACCAAAACTCAAACGAAGGTCTGAATTTTTTTATGATCCAAGTTTGATAGTGAGTGGTAGTGAAATTTGAAATTAGGGCCTCTGTCTAACATTTCATCTAAAAATTTAAACTGATAAAAGATATGATTATAATACGTCCCTCATGTGCGAGTCTGATTTTTTTATGAACCAAGTAAGTGAAAATTCAATTTATAATGCGTGTCGACAGTACTCGAAACCTAGAATCCCTAACTGCTCTAATACTAAAATACATTGAAATGTGTGATTAGTTCATCTAAAAACTTAAATAGTCAGAAAGACTATAattttaattacttaattatattatgtgttcaaCAGGTACTACACGGTAACCGGAGAAAACCCAGATGAAGGTACACTAGATAATCTGATATCCACTGGGCAAAGTGAAACATTTTTGCAGAAAGCAATACAGGAACAAGGAAGAGGACAAGTAATGGACACAGTTATGGAAATTCAAGAAAGGCATGAAGCTGTGAAGGAATTGGAAAGAAATCTGAAAGAACTGCACCAAGTTTTCTTGGACATGGCAGTTTTAGTGGAAAGTCAAGGAGCTCAGTTAGATGACATTGAAAGTCAAGTCAACAGAGCCAATTCCTTTGTAAGAGGTGGTGCTCAGCAGCTTGAGGTAGCAAGAAAGCACCAGAAAAATACAAGAAAATGGACTTGTATTGCCATTGTTATTTTGCTGATTATTATCTTGGTGGTGGTTCTTTCCATTCAACCATGGAAGAAATCAGGGGGGGAGACACAGCCGCAGCCACAACCACAACCACAGCCACAACAACAGCCACCGCCACAGCCAACACGATAGTTATGAGTTCGGCAAAATCCAGTAGCCTCAAACCATATATTTGCACTAAAATATCACTTAATACGTGTAAGTAATCTATTCAGAAACTCAGTAAGCAAAAAGGATTGTGGTCCAGAACCCATAAACTAAAAACCCTACCTCCATCTTGGGAAAGAATGACATACTACGAGAAGCAGTCAAATGATTTTATAGGTCACATGTTCGAACAATGGAGTCAGTCACTGATGCTTATTTCAAGGTAGACTACCTTGCGACCCTTGCATGACGACTTCATGCATAATATTTTGAGCACCACACTgccattttttgcgtttttttaAAAATGTTTGGAGTTCTTTTTGTAATTATTGATATAAGTAGAAACGGAGCTGAGGGGTACTGTTTAATTTTTTACCATGCGTTTTGTCTTAATTGCTTGGTTATATCTAATCTCTTCTTGGTGATTCTTTTGTTTCTTCTTCGGACCTTTTCAAAATTAATAAATGCATGTGGCATGCCACCATGAAAATTCCAGCCTGCAATTGTTTTACTAGACTTCAAAGAAAATGTCAAATAGAATTAAAAGAATTCTTCACATGTACTTAATACACTTGTAAAAATTCATTTTACCCGTATGAAATGTTTGATAATAAAACTAAACAAGACATTTAGCATACATCAATAATGTTAAAAGAATTGTTGTATACTTGTCAATACCTCTTAAACTAATAGAGAAAAGCGACGTACAACATATAAgaagtaataatatatatttcaAGACACACATCCTTCAATTATTTAGAACGTAAGCTCCAATAGAGTAGAAAAACAAGGGAAAAAGAAGAGGGTCATAAATGAGCAACAACTCTAATTTTTTTCCATCAATGAGCAGCTACTTCTTCTTCAGCTTTCTCTTCTCTCAAGCATTATAGCTAAAGAGTGACACAAGAGGTACAGCTCTTACAAGTTACAAACTGTACGTATGATGATACTATTAACTTCTCTGTAGGTTTAACCGCATCAATAGCTAGAAAGCATCACGAACATTTACCTAGACCTTTAGAATACGATCTAAGTTCCAGTTCGCATGACACCCCTCTTATACATATTAGAAAACAATGACATACACGTCAATTATGTACCTGTCTACCAGCC containing:
- the LOC104107006 gene encoding syntaxin-121-like, with protein sequence MNDLFSGSFSRFRSEDQSPNQDSHGIQMRQTGGIHLDKFFEDVEAIKDELKELEKLHSQLHNSHEQSKTLHNAKTVKDLRTKMDNDVSIALKKAKFIKVRLEALDRSNAANRSIDGCGPGSSSDRTRTSVVNGLRKKLQESMNQFNELRQRMASEYRETVQRRYYTVTGENPDEGTLDNLISTGQSETFLQKAIQEQGRGQVMDTVMEIQERHEAVKELERNLKELHQVFLDMAVLVESQGAQLDDIESQVNRANSFVRGGAQQLEVARKHQKNTRKWTCIAIVILLIIILVVVLSIQPWKKSGGETQPQPQPQPQPQQQPPPQPTR